The proteins below are encoded in one region of Aestuariivirga litoralis:
- a CDS encoding sterol desaturase family protein, which translates to MAITLLYWRYILPDWEVMKTLSWSWALWLYAVNGAGIFLMYGSIELFFYRKRKQGTRFKYNGKFPSEQPSDVFWFKSQNIDNFLRTYVSGITMWTLVEVIMLWCYANHYVYWLNWSDHPVWLTVLLLATPMIHEVNFFVIHRAIHIPFFYKWIHSVHHNSVNPSPWSSLSMHPIETFLYHGVVWWHLILPSNPLIALFQLHMAGYGAVNGHIGFDKLELTEGASLDSHAYLHYLHHKHFEVNYGGDGLIPLDKWFGTWHDGTKEAQALMDARYEKKIARMNARQKQNS; encoded by the coding sequence ATGGCCATCACGCTCCTCTACTGGCGTTACATTCTTCCGGATTGGGAAGTGATGAAGACGCTGAGCTGGAGTTGGGCTCTCTGGCTTTATGCTGTGAACGGCGCCGGCATTTTCCTGATGTATGGTTCCATCGAGCTTTTCTTTTACCGAAAGCGCAAGCAAGGCACCCGCTTTAAATACAACGGCAAGTTCCCTTCCGAGCAACCGTCGGACGTGTTCTGGTTCAAAAGCCAGAACATCGACAACTTCTTGCGCACATACGTTTCGGGCATAACGATGTGGACGCTGGTCGAAGTGATCATGCTGTGGTGCTACGCCAACCACTACGTCTATTGGCTCAATTGGTCCGATCATCCCGTTTGGCTCACGGTATTGCTCCTGGCGACGCCGATGATCCACGAGGTCAACTTCTTCGTCATCCACCGCGCCATTCACATTCCGTTTTTCTATAAGTGGATTCATTCGGTGCACCACAATTCGGTGAACCCTTCGCCCTGGTCATCCCTTTCGATGCATCCCATCGAGACCTTCCTGTATCATGGAGTGGTTTGGTGGCATCTGATCCTGCCGTCCAATCCTCTCATCGCGCTTTTCCAACTCCACATGGCGGGATACGGCGCAGTGAACGGGCACATTGGCTTCGACAAGCTTGAGCTCACGGAAGGTGCCTCGCTCGATAGCCATGCCTACCTGCATTACCTGCATCACAAGCATTTCGAAGTGAACTACGGCGGCGACGGATTGATACCGCTCGATAAGTGGTTCGGCACTTGGCACGACGGCACCAAAGAAGCGCAAGCGCTCATGGATGCGCGTTACGAGAAAAAGATTGCACGCATGAATGCGCGCCAAAAACAGAATTCATGA
- a CDS encoding ABC transporter permease → MTASANTRPSFGGLFRRPETGAFFGLLAVLCFFTIFGGLNFLDINGGLSSWLNVAANLGIISIPLGLLMIAGELDISVGAMVPAGAMITAVIAGHYHLPIWLGIVATLSFGVVVGLVNGILIVRTAVPSLIVTLGSLFSVQGILLGLTVLITKSTNVALTTEGIAKPMFGDFVELGGLFPPGQLQVSVLWWFLFTAGYIYLLHYSPLGNWILAMGGDKVSARNAGIPTSKLTIALFVFSAVSASFVGMCQAILFNSAQVGGGQSFIFNSIIAVVIGGVLLTGGFGSVIGIFFGTITFAIVSQGIYYTNFDRNWSSLIIGVLLLAAVLMNNTFRNAALSYAPKKK, encoded by the coding sequence TTGACTGCCAGTGCGAATACACGTCCATCATTCGGTGGTCTGTTCAGAAGGCCAGAAACGGGGGCATTCTTTGGACTCCTCGCCGTTCTCTGCTTCTTCACCATTTTTGGTGGGTTGAACTTTCTCGACATCAACGGCGGCCTTTCGAGCTGGCTCAACGTCGCTGCCAATCTTGGGATTATCTCCATCCCCCTGGGACTTTTGATGATCGCAGGTGAGCTGGACATCTCAGTAGGGGCGATGGTCCCCGCGGGCGCAATGATCACTGCGGTAATTGCCGGGCATTATCATCTCCCAATTTGGCTTGGCATCGTTGCCACCCTCAGTTTTGGTGTGGTCGTTGGCCTCGTCAATGGCATCCTCATCGTTCGCACTGCAGTGCCGTCACTGATTGTTACGTTGGGTTCGCTTTTCTCAGTGCAGGGAATTCTGCTAGGATTGACGGTGCTGATCACCAAATCTACCAACGTGGCCCTGACGACTGAAGGCATCGCCAAGCCGATGTTTGGGGATTTTGTGGAGCTCGGTGGACTGTTTCCCCCCGGCCAACTTCAAGTCTCGGTCTTGTGGTGGTTTTTGTTCACGGCTGGCTACATCTATCTCTTGCACTATTCTCCGTTGGGAAACTGGATTTTGGCGATGGGTGGCGACAAGGTTAGCGCCCGAAACGCTGGCATTCCCACGTCTAAGTTGACCATAGCGCTCTTTGTTTTCTCGGCCGTGTCTGCTTCGTTTGTGGGAATGTGCCAGGCCATTCTCTTCAATTCTGCGCAAGTCGGCGGAGGGCAATCATTCATCTTCAATTCCATCATTGCTGTAGTCATTGGCGGAGTGCTTCTCACAGGCGGCTTTGGCTCGGTGATCGGAATCTTTTTTGGGACCATCACTTTCGCAATCGTGAGCCAGGGCATTTACTACACTAACTTTGATCGGAACTGGTCGAGCCTCATCATTGGTGTCTTGTTGTTGGCAGCCGTCCTCATGAACAACACGTTCCGCAATGCTGCGCTTTCATATGCGCCCAAGAAAAAGTGA
- a CDS encoding sugar ABC transporter substrate-binding protein: protein MKKLNALLVALATTATIALGATAAHSANIAVVGGSNDDAFWNLIKKGLDDATPAIKANGGSVNYLRLQNYDNFAPDVVQLIRTAISQKVDGLVIPNWVPESEDPAIKDAIKAGIKVILMNAGGAEKAKELGAINYVGSDEYVAGVAGGDYFGAHGSKNVICVNTLPGAANTESRCKGVIEGVTKAGGKGAQLPLPTSSFGNATAVAEAIKAELIKDKTIDGVITIAAGDADSAAIGIQQAGLTEKTKLGTFDLNKAGLDRIKSGKQAFAIDQQPYLQGYLATSILASAIDFGTDLPTNPVLTGPGIVDASNIDATLAGVAKGAR from the coding sequence ATGAAGAAATTGAACGCTCTATTGGTCGCTCTGGCGACCACCGCGACCATCGCCCTCGGGGCAACGGCAGCGCATAGCGCCAACATTGCCGTGGTTGGTGGTTCGAACGACGACGCTTTTTGGAACTTGATCAAGAAGGGCCTGGACGATGCCACGCCTGCAATCAAAGCCAACGGCGGCTCGGTGAACTATCTTCGTCTGCAAAATTACGACAACTTTGCGCCTGACGTTGTTCAACTGATCCGCACCGCCATCAGCCAGAAGGTTGACGGTCTGGTTATCCCAAATTGGGTTCCTGAATCGGAAGACCCTGCGATCAAGGACGCAATCAAGGCCGGTATCAAGGTCATCTTGATGAATGCCGGTGGTGCAGAAAAAGCCAAGGAGCTTGGCGCGATCAACTATGTTGGTTCTGACGAATATGTTGCCGGTGTTGCAGGTGGCGACTACTTCGGCGCGCATGGCTCGAAGAATGTCATTTGCGTTAACACTCTGCCGGGCGCTGCGAACACCGAGTCACGCTGCAAAGGCGTGATCGAAGGCGTAACGAAGGCGGGTGGCAAAGGTGCGCAATTGCCCTTGCCGACATCAAGCTTTGGCAATGCTACGGCAGTTGCCGAGGCCATCAAGGCAGAACTGATCAAGGACAAGACAATTGACGGTGTGATCACGATTGCTGCTGGTGACGCAGACTCTGCTGCTATCGGCATTCAGCAGGCGGGCCTGACGGAAAAAACCAAGTTGGGCACGTTCGATCTCAATAAAGCCGGTCTCGACCGCATTAAGAGCGGCAAGCAGGCCTTCGCCATCGACCAGCAACCGTATCTGCAAGGCTACCTGGCAACGAGCATTCTCGCATCTGCAATCGATTTCGGCACCGACTTGCCAACAAATCCGGTCCTGACAGGCCCTGGCATTGTCGACGCATCGAATATCGATGCCACGCTGGCCGGTGTCGCAAAAGGCGCACGCTGA
- a CDS encoding extracellular solute-binding protein: MTEYELLRIITFLERMRSPYDKLLKPAEPDANWNMILYLMKVHLRGENVTMSSLASAAGVPFASAMRRIHKLIETGDIQLRKRGDAGKSHYVEPSRKLAISFTDYATRVKALLADTFGLKSGSSDSEDYYFGGSYFAGQIIPPLEIMEKKKDAGPDLRFLLHDDNYFASMRDMWSDFRSKLIARKNFKLLNLPELREEVFANARRKESQYDVIAINMPWLGEAVAGGVAQPLTEFLKSSSINPLDFHPNIWATGNWSQTQFGIPIYCTIEALSIRKDLFEERGLTHPTTFDKVIDAARALHNPKRGMQGVVWNAAKGMPVSHSFMFFMGCCGGPVIDIPSPRLHVDYSKLKGEAMRPRILSESGRQTLKYMHELLAFSPPDILSIDWNKALNYFLGGQAAMIYCWTMRAARFEYDIHSLVKRKVAYFPHPHGPGGTTVSPIGGFLLMVPESLPPERARLAFEAISWMASPSAMKEYVKNGFPVAPRFSVSADPEAAASTPIVSFVDRLAKQNKIQNWQRPPIPEYHLIEEILGEEIFAALNGDCSDEVALARSQNRIDAAMREAGYY, from the coding sequence ATGACCGAATACGAGCTTTTGCGCATCATCACGTTTCTGGAACGCATGCGCTCGCCCTATGACAAGCTGCTGAAGCCAGCCGAGCCCGACGCCAACTGGAACATGATCCTCTATCTGATGAAAGTTCATCTGCGCGGCGAGAATGTCACCATGTCTTCGCTAGCGTCAGCCGCAGGTGTGCCCTTCGCCAGTGCCATGCGCCGCATCCACAAACTGATTGAAACTGGCGACATCCAACTAAGGAAGCGCGGCGACGCCGGCAAGTCGCACTATGTGGAGCCCAGTCGCAAGCTGGCGATCAGCTTCACGGATTATGCCACACGGGTGAAGGCACTGCTGGCCGACACGTTCGGGCTGAAAAGCGGAAGTTCGGACTCGGAGGACTATTATTTTGGCGGATCCTATTTCGCTGGCCAGATCATCCCGCCGTTAGAAATCATGGAGAAGAAAAAGGACGCGGGACCCGATCTGCGCTTCCTTCTGCACGACGATAACTATTTCGCCTCGATGCGCGATATGTGGTCGGATTTCCGTTCCAAGCTGATCGCCCGCAAGAATTTCAAACTGCTGAATCTGCCCGAATTGCGCGAGGAAGTGTTCGCCAATGCCCGGCGCAAGGAAAGCCAGTATGACGTCATTGCCATCAACATGCCGTGGCTCGGAGAAGCTGTTGCGGGCGGTGTGGCGCAACCACTCACCGAGTTCCTAAAAAGCAGCAGCATCAACCCGCTCGATTTCCATCCGAACATCTGGGCCACCGGGAATTGGAGCCAAACACAATTCGGCATTCCCATCTACTGCACCATTGAAGCTCTCTCCATCCGTAAGGACCTGTTTGAGGAGCGCGGACTCACGCACCCCACTACTTTCGACAAGGTGATTGATGCCGCGCGCGCACTGCACAACCCTAAGCGCGGCATGCAAGGCGTGGTATGGAACGCGGCCAAAGGCATGCCAGTCTCGCACTCCTTCATGTTCTTTATGGGATGTTGCGGAGGACCGGTCATCGACATTCCCTCGCCGCGTCTGCATGTTGACTACAGCAAGTTAAAGGGTGAGGCGATGCGGCCTCGAATCTTGAGCGAGTCGGGCCGGCAGACCCTGAAATACATGCATGAGCTGCTAGCCTTCTCGCCGCCGGACATACTGTCGATCGACTGGAACAAAGCGCTCAACTACTTCCTCGGTGGGCAAGCGGCGATGATCTATTGCTGGACCATGCGCGCCGCGCGCTTTGAATACGACATTCACTCGCTGGTAAAACGCAAGGTCGCGTATTTCCCGCATCCGCATGGCCCAGGCGGCACCACCGTTTCGCCGATCGGCGGTTTTCTGTTGATGGTGCCGGAATCGTTGCCACCCGAGCGCGCCCGCCTCGCCTTTGAGGCCATCTCCTGGATGGCTTCGCCCTCAGCCATGAAGGAATACGTGAAGAACGGCTTCCCGGTCGCGCCGCGCTTCAGTGTGAGCGCCGATCCTGAAGCAGCGGCATCCACGCCCATTGTGAGTTTCGTGGACAGGCTGGCCAAACAGAACAAGATCCAGAACTGGCAGCGGCCGCCGATCCCTGAATATCACTTGATTGAGGAAATATTGGGCGAAGAAATTTTCGCCGCCCTCAACGGCGATTGCTCGGACGAAGTGGCGCTGGCCCGAAGCCAGAACCGCATCGACGCTGCGATGCGCGAGGCCGGCTACTACTAG
- a CDS encoding substrate-binding domain-containing protein: MKFKSFKQKLALAAATTVLALGSASVAQADVPSWCGPKKATLALLDGYGGNSWRQVTTASGKQTVSLCPSITSYEYADGQGDTQKAISDIKGIAAKGVDALVVFGDAGPAVLPAITSVFKAGKVIVPYRVNVGGKEGENYTKFIGSSFENDGANWGKWIKGVLPKGGNVLFLSGPAGNSQGLDELKGLKSVLGAEYKFINPEPFDVTNWDPALTQKVLTAEIAKNDKIDVIVSDFGPSLVGALPLFNKSNRSIPALATSDGNSLGCFWTDSQGAANPDFKLMTVATGNDNVRLAVQWAVAKATGGKDPEENIFKAPVFEDSVSGTPSKVQCRKDLPGAIYLSSELPADDQAKAVGK; this comes from the coding sequence ATGAAGTTTAAATCTTTCAAGCAGAAACTGGCGCTCGCAGCAGCGACGACGGTTCTGGCTCTCGGCAGCGCATCGGTGGCGCAGGCTGATGTGCCATCATGGTGCGGTCCAAAGAAGGCGACACTTGCTTTGCTCGACGGCTATGGCGGCAACAGCTGGCGCCAGGTCACGACGGCCTCGGGCAAGCAGACCGTTTCGCTTTGCCCCAGCATCACCAGCTATGAATATGCTGACGGCCAGGGCGATACTCAGAAAGCCATTTCGGATATCAAGGGCATTGCTGCAAAAGGCGTGGACGCTCTCGTGGTGTTCGGGGATGCGGGGCCTGCCGTGCTGCCTGCCATCACCTCCGTCTTTAAGGCTGGCAAGGTGATCGTGCCTTACCGCGTCAATGTCGGCGGCAAGGAAGGAGAGAACTACACGAAGTTCATCGGCTCGTCTTTTGAGAACGATGGTGCCAACTGGGGCAAGTGGATCAAGGGCGTGCTGCCGAAGGGTGGCAACGTTCTGTTCCTCTCCGGACCTGCCGGCAACAGCCAGGGACTTGATGAACTCAAGGGCCTGAAATCGGTTCTCGGTGCGGAATACAAGTTCATCAACCCGGAACCCTTCGATGTGACCAACTGGGATCCAGCTCTGACGCAGAAAGTGCTGACGGCGGAAATTGCCAAGAATGACAAGATTGACGTGATCGTGTCGGACTTCGGCCCGTCTCTGGTGGGCGCATTGCCGCTGTTCAACAAGTCCAACAGATCGATCCCCGCTCTTGCCACCTCTGACGGCAATTCGTTGGGCTGCTTCTGGACGGATAGCCAGGGCGCTGCCAATCCTGACTTCAAGCTGATGACGGTGGCAACCGGCAACGACAATGTGCGCCTCGCCGTGCAATGGGCCGTAGCCAAGGCTACCGGCGGCAAGGACCCGGAAGAGAACATCTTCAAGGCTCCCGTGTTTGAAGATTCAGTCTCCGGAACTCCGAGCAAAGTGCAGTGCCGCAAGGACCTGCCGGGCGCGATCTACCTGTCATCGGAACTCCCGGCTGATGACCAGGCCAAGGCTGTCGGCAAGTAA
- a CDS encoding LacI family DNA-binding transcriptional regulator, translated as MARATIPHVAKAAKLSVSTVNRALHEPHKLREETLKQVLQAAESVGFYGTATLKQGLRLGRPKVRVGILLLQRHRTLYRDLAKAIEAAALASRDHEVMTRIEFLDELSAQNVAAGIHKLAEQCDVIGVVSTEHPIVSAAIEELSARGIKVFAIISQLTARCNVGYVGLDAWKVGRVAGWAIDNICKRPGKIGILVGNHRYRCQETNESGFRSYFREHANGFELLEAQSTFETASIAQEVTEDILAKHPDLLGLLISGGGVSGALNALRSSGRSKDIVAVGYDLTEVTRAGLLDGTLNFLVSHPLPQLASEMVSAMIRTFDNGAEYPPQSISLPFEIYTPENIY; from the coding sequence ATGGCACGCGCCACAATTCCCCATGTTGCAAAAGCCGCGAAACTCTCTGTTTCGACCGTGAACAGGGCTCTCCATGAGCCTCACAAGTTGCGCGAAGAAACCCTAAAGCAGGTTCTGCAAGCTGCTGAATCTGTAGGTTTTTATGGCACAGCTACGTTGAAGCAAGGATTGCGTTTAGGCCGTCCGAAAGTCAGGGTGGGGATATTGCTCCTCCAACGCCATCGCACACTCTATCGCGACCTTGCAAAGGCCATTGAAGCGGCCGCGTTGGCGTCACGCGATCACGAGGTGATGACACGAATTGAGTTCCTCGATGAACTTTCGGCGCAGAATGTTGCTGCAGGAATTCATAAACTCGCGGAGCAATGCGATGTGATTGGAGTCGTTTCTACTGAGCATCCCATCGTGTCAGCAGCAATAGAGGAGCTGTCTGCTAGAGGCATCAAGGTGTTCGCAATCATCTCCCAGCTCACGGCCAGGTGCAATGTTGGCTACGTTGGTCTGGATGCCTGGAAAGTGGGGCGCGTTGCGGGTTGGGCCATCGACAATATTTGCAAGCGACCAGGGAAAATCGGCATTCTGGTCGGCAACCACCGCTATCGCTGCCAAGAGACCAACGAAAGCGGGTTTCGGTCATACTTTCGCGAGCACGCGAACGGCTTCGAACTCCTGGAGGCCCAGTCAACTTTTGAAACAGCAAGTATCGCGCAAGAAGTCACCGAAGATATCCTGGCCAAGCATCCGGATCTGTTGGGGCTCCTCATTTCAGGAGGTGGTGTTTCTGGAGCGCTGAATGCATTGCGCAGCAGTGGGCGTTCGAAAGATATCGTTGCTGTCGGCTACGATTTGACCGAGGTCACCCGTGCAGGCCTGTTGGACGGAACACTAAACTTTCTTGTATCGCATCCCCTGCCCCAGTTGGCCTCGGAAATGGTCAGCGCGATGATCAGAACATTTGATAACGGTGCTGAGTATCCGCCACAGTCGATTTCCCTGCCATTCGAAATATACACTCCGGAAAACATATACTGA
- a CDS encoding VOC family protein has translation MAEHIYGMHHIGITVPNIDEGISFFKAVFGTVEVFRTGPFDVDETFMQRRLGAGPGTKIRDLVFLKCGAGTNLELFEYSGEDSKARPKRNSEIGGTHLCFEVEDVVASAARLRAQGIEMLDGPNLVEDGPLAGFHWVYFNTPWGQSLEIASFESLGYEKTSKHRLWRAKAD, from the coding sequence ATGGCAGAACACATTTACGGCATGCATCACATTGGCATCACGGTGCCCAACATTGATGAAGGGATCTCTTTCTTCAAAGCAGTCTTCGGAACAGTCGAGGTGTTTCGCACCGGCCCATTTGATGTTGATGAGACTTTCATGCAACGCAGGCTGGGAGCCGGCCCTGGCACCAAGATCCGCGATCTGGTCTTTCTGAAGTGCGGGGCGGGCACAAATTTGGAACTGTTCGAATACAGCGGCGAAGACAGCAAGGCGAGGCCCAAGCGCAACTCGGAGATTGGTGGCACGCATCTCTGCTTCGAAGTCGAGGATGTTGTCGCTTCAGCCGCAAGGTTGCGGGCGCAAGGTATTGAGATGTTGGACGGCCCAAACTTGGTTGAAGACGGGCCGCTCGCAGGCTTTCATTGGGTCTATTTCAACACGCCTTGGGGGCAGTCGTTGGAGATAGCGAGTTTTGAAAGCTTGGGTTACGAGAAGACCTCAAAACATCGCCTTTGGAGAGCAAAAGCAGATTAG
- a CDS encoding ATP-binding cassette domain-containing protein yields the protein MAAKSEKLKIDAAPPHGELAIRLSNISKFYSGVPALRDVSVEFYAGEVHAILGENGAGKSTLMNIISGAGYPELGEIWVDGRRISQMSPEIATSLGIAISFQHPAVLDDLSVLENLLVALPRALFSEGSEQGVAQALLDTVGLNVPLRMRADELSVAQKHLLEIAKALAIKPKVLILDEPTASLDQDATDMLFARIREVVKGGTSVIYITHRLAEVRQIAQRVTVLRDGRVRGGGLVKDFGDAEILAMIVGRTLGSAFPPKASGNAQDVILAVKALSAKDFKDVSFDVARGHIVGVAGVAGNGQSELMRALAGLLTSEGTISLSGRKLQSRELLQEAAFMPSDRHGEGLASGLTVRENASFAALDRFSSFRIMSWRKELAHVSETFGALAVKAPSIEAPILSLSGGNQQKVVMSRALLSEPGLIIADEPTQGVDVGARAEIYRILREVSNSGTPVIVNSSDAAELEGLCDTVVVLSRGRVVETLTGEDVSEARIVAAAVNASTHVGESALARAGRTAANGWRHFLQSDNATAAPLAMVIVLLGLYVFGQNSNFLSSFNIYNILMLATALGFIALGQTIALLMGAIDLSVGPLAGFLVVVASFFINDYKSIGMMTLGFVLMFAGAFIVGAVNGILIRFANFTAIAATLAMYIGLQGLSFVLRDNPDGYINNKVMEIVTWQLGPMPAAFLALVAVALVGEYILRKSGPGWRLRATGSDEESARRIGVWVDGTYVAGFIACSLLTALGAVMLMTQIGVGDPRQGINYTLSSITAVVLGGTSLRGGRGTFIGTVLGAVLLTEVLNAVSFLGLTQMYQYIFQGALVVVAALIYSTVRRRAST from the coding sequence GTGGCCGCGAAAAGCGAAAAACTGAAAATTGATGCTGCGCCACCGCATGGCGAGCTGGCCATACGGCTGTCCAATATCTCGAAATTTTATTCCGGTGTGCCAGCCTTGCGTGATGTCAGCGTGGAATTCTACGCTGGCGAAGTTCATGCCATCCTTGGCGAGAATGGCGCCGGCAAATCGACTTTGATGAATATCATATCCGGCGCAGGCTATCCCGAACTGGGTGAAATCTGGGTTGACGGTAGACGGATTTCACAAATGTCGCCGGAAATCGCCACATCACTCGGCATCGCCATTTCCTTCCAGCACCCTGCCGTTCTGGATGATCTGTCCGTTCTGGAAAACCTGCTGGTCGCCTTGCCACGTGCGCTCTTTTCCGAGGGATCGGAGCAGGGCGTAGCTCAGGCGCTGCTGGACACGGTGGGCTTGAATGTGCCTCTACGTATGCGCGCCGATGAATTGTCGGTGGCGCAGAAACATCTTCTCGAAATTGCGAAGGCCCTGGCCATCAAGCCGAAGGTTCTGATCCTTGATGAGCCCACGGCGTCCCTCGACCAGGATGCGACCGACATGCTGTTCGCGCGCATCCGCGAGGTTGTGAAGGGGGGCACTTCGGTGATTTACATCACCCACCGTCTGGCCGAAGTGCGCCAGATTGCCCAGCGTGTCACTGTGTTGCGTGACGGACGCGTGCGAGGCGGCGGATTGGTCAAAGATTTCGGTGATGCCGAGATCCTGGCCATGATCGTGGGCCGCACCCTGGGCTCGGCCTTTCCGCCGAAGGCCAGCGGCAACGCGCAGGATGTGATCCTCGCTGTCAAAGCGCTCAGCGCCAAGGATTTCAAGGACGTGTCCTTTGACGTTGCGCGCGGCCACATTGTGGGTGTGGCGGGTGTGGCGGGCAATGGCCAATCCGAGTTAATGCGTGCCCTTGCAGGCCTGCTCACCTCCGAGGGCACGATCTCGCTGAGCGGACGCAAACTGCAAAGCCGGGAGCTGCTGCAAGAAGCAGCCTTCATGCCGTCTGACCGACACGGCGAAGGTCTGGCCTCGGGCCTCACAGTGCGCGAAAATGCATCCTTTGCTGCCCTCGACAGGTTTTCCTCCTTCCGCATCATGAGCTGGAGAAAGGAGCTGGCGCATGTCAGCGAGACCTTCGGTGCGCTGGCTGTGAAAGCGCCCAGTATTGAAGCGCCCATCCTGTCGCTTTCCGGCGGCAACCAGCAGAAGGTCGTGATGTCACGCGCACTGCTTTCTGAGCCGGGTTTGATCATTGCCGATGAACCAACGCAGGGTGTTGACGTCGGGGCCCGCGCTGAAATTTACCGCATCCTGCGCGAGGTTTCGAATTCCGGCACCCCCGTCATTGTGAACTCGTCGGACGCAGCGGAACTGGAGGGCCTTTGCGACACAGTGGTTGTGCTGTCGCGCGGTCGTGTGGTGGAAACCCTTACGGGCGAAGATGTCTCTGAAGCGCGCATTGTGGCCGCAGCGGTCAATGCCAGCACCCATGTCGGCGAAAGTGCTTTGGCGCGGGCAGGTCGCACGGCGGCCAATGGCTGGCGGCATTTCCTGCAATCCGACAATGCGACCGCTGCACCCTTGGCGATGGTGATCGTGCTGCTCGGGCTTTATGTCTTTGGGCAGAACTCAAACTTCCTTTCGTCCTTCAATATCTACAACATTCTCATGCTGGCTACTGCGCTCGGCTTCATTGCCTTGGGGCAAACAATTGCATTATTGATGGGTGCGATCGATTTGTCTGTGGGACCACTTGCCGGGTTCCTGGTCGTAGTTGCGTCCTTCTTCATCAATGATTACAAATCCATTGGCATGATGACGCTGGGTTTTGTGCTGATGTTTGCGGGCGCATTCATCGTGGGGGCGGTCAACGGCATTCTCATTCGCTTTGCGAATTTCACAGCGATTGCTGCCACGCTTGCCATGTATATCGGCTTGCAGGGATTGAGCTTCGTGCTGCGCGACAATCCGGATGGCTATATCAACAACAAGGTCATGGAGATCGTGACCTGGCAATTGGGGCCGATGCCCGCGGCGTTCCTCGCGCTGGTGGCCGTAGCACTAGTGGGCGAATACATTCTGCGTAAATCTGGCCCAGGCTGGCGCCTCCGCGCCACCGGATCAGATGAAGAGTCTGCAAGGCGCATCGGCGTATGGGTTGACGGCACTTACGTCGCCGGCTTCATTGCCTGTTCGCTTTTGACTGCCTTGGGCGCTGTGATGTTGATGACGCAGATCGGAGTAGGCGACCCGCGGCAAGGCATCAACTACACCCTGTCGAGCATCACGGCGGTGGTCCTGGGAGGGACCAGTTTGCGCGGCGGTCGTGGCACATTTATTGGCACGGTGCTGGGTGCGGTGCTCCTCACTGAAGTGCTCAATGCCGTGTCCTTCCTCGGCCTGACCCAGATGTATCAATATATTTTCCAAGGTGCATTGGTGGTGGTCGCGGCACTGATCTATTCAACCGTGCGCCGACGCGCCAGCACCTAG